A single genomic interval of Agromyces cerinus harbors:
- a CDS encoding SufS family cysteine desulfurase — MTLDRTTTIDGLLPTGLRRDFPYLDQELNGHPLAYLDSGATAQRPLAVLDAERAYLEHANAAVHRGASTLVGTSTTAFEDARETVARFVGAGPREIVWASNATDAINMVALGMADAAAGLGGAEAEIFRLGPGDEIVVTEAEHHADLIPWQHLAAKTGATLRWIPVNDDGTWSIDDAASVIGPRTRVVAFGHVSNVTGFLAPAAEVVELAHRHGALVMLDACQSVPHRPVDFAELGVDFAAFSAHKMLGPTGIGVLYGTAHLLDALPPARTGGSTITTVTMESASFLPAPQRLEAGTQPVSQAVALAEAVRYLEALGMHNVHAHETALAELLVEETSRVAGVRLVGPPPGSPRAALASVDVPGVHAHDVGQFLDSQGIAVRVGHHCAQPLHRRLGLRATTRASAYVYTTADEVRRFAAALSEVRGFFGVGA, encoded by the coding sequence GTGACCCTCGATCGAACGACGACCATCGACGGTCTGCTGCCGACGGGGCTCCGTCGGGACTTCCCGTACCTCGACCAGGAGCTGAACGGGCATCCGCTCGCCTACCTCGACTCCGGGGCGACCGCGCAGCGACCGCTCGCCGTGCTCGACGCCGAGCGCGCCTACCTCGAGCACGCGAACGCCGCCGTGCACCGCGGCGCGTCGACCCTCGTCGGCACGTCGACGACCGCGTTCGAAGACGCGCGCGAGACCGTCGCCCGCTTCGTCGGCGCGGGCCCCCGCGAGATCGTGTGGGCCTCGAACGCGACCGACGCGATCAACATGGTCGCGCTCGGTATGGCGGATGCCGCGGCCGGCCTCGGCGGCGCGGAGGCCGAGATCTTCAGGCTCGGGCCGGGCGACGAGATCGTCGTGACCGAGGCAGAGCACCACGCCGACCTGATCCCGTGGCAGCACCTCGCGGCGAAGACCGGTGCGACGCTGCGCTGGATCCCCGTGAACGACGACGGCACCTGGTCGATCGACGACGCGGCATCCGTCATCGGGCCCCGCACCCGGGTCGTCGCCTTCGGGCACGTCTCGAACGTCACCGGCTTCCTCGCGCCCGCTGCAGAGGTCGTCGAGCTCGCCCACCGCCACGGCGCCCTCGTCATGCTCGACGCCTGCCAGTCGGTGCCGCACCGCCCGGTCGACTTCGCCGAGCTCGGCGTCGACTTCGCCGCCTTCTCGGCGCACAAGATGCTCGGCCCGACGGGCATCGGCGTGCTCTACGGCACGGCGCACCTGCTCGACGCGCTGCCGCCCGCGCGCACCGGCGGATCGACGATCACGACCGTGACGATGGAGTCGGCGTCGTTCCTGCCCGCACCGCAGCGCCTCGAGGCCGGCACGCAGCCGGTCTCCCAGGCCGTGGCCCTCGCCGAGGCGGTGCGCTACCTCGAGGCGCTCGGCATGCACAACGTGCACGCCCATGAGACGGCGCTCGCCGAACTCCTCGTCGAGGAGACCTCGCGGGTCGCAGGGGTTCGCCTCGTCGGCCCACCGCCCGGCAGCCCGCGCGCCGCCCTCGCGAGCGTCGACGTGCCGGGCGTGCACGCCCACGACGTCGGCCAGTTCCTCGACTCGCAGGGCATCGCCGTGCGAGTCGGCCACCACTGCGCCCAGCCCCTGCACCGGCGGCTGGGGCTGCGCGCCACCACGCGCGCGAGTGCCTACGTCTACACGACGGCCGACGAGGTGCGCCGCTTCGCCGCGGCGCTCTCCGAGGTGCGCGGCTTCTTCGGGGTCGGCGCATGA
- the sufU gene encoding Fe-S cluster assembly sulfur transfer protein SufU yields MSDLSGLYQELILDHSRRRLGDGELAEPHATHHELNPTCGDEITMGIRLDASGTALEAIGWTGDGCSISMASASALTELAAGADLDRVRELIDGFRAMMRSQGAGEADEELLGDAIAFHGVSKYVMRVKCAMLAWVALEACIAAASADAARS; encoded by the coding sequence ATGAGCGACCTGTCGGGTCTGTACCAGGAGCTCATCCTCGACCACTCGCGCCGACGACTCGGCGACGGCGAACTCGCCGAGCCGCACGCGACGCATCACGAGCTGAACCCCACGTGCGGCGACGAGATCACGATGGGCATCCGGCTCGATGCATCCGGAACCGCGCTCGAGGCGATCGGCTGGACCGGCGACGGCTGCAGCATCTCGATGGCCTCGGCCTCGGCGCTCACCGAACTCGCCGCCGGCGCCGACCTCGACCGGGTGCGAGAGCTCATCGACGGGTTCCGCGCGATGATGCGTTCGCAGGGCGCGGGCGAGGCCGATGAGGAGCTGCTCGGCGACGCGATCGCCTTCCACGGCGTCTCGAAGTACGTCATGCGGGTGAAGTGCGCGATGCTCGCGTGGGTCGCGCTCGAGGCCTGCATCGCCGCGGCGAGCGCCGACGCCGCGCGCTCCTGA
- a CDS encoding Gfo/Idh/MocA family protein, with protein MTRFLTIPRPTEDPISADRDSGAFGFSRRNLLGGILAGVAVTAVVPSVANAAIIPARKGGATSMANEPFEAVDVVKIGLIGLGNRGMGMLNGWVDVPGTAVTAVCDIRADRATTAANRVAGKGKPRPREYGGSDESFQKMLDTEELDLVYIATPWEFHHAHGKAALLAGAHAAIELPIATELDELWDLVDTSERTRKHLFLAENCSYGRNELAMLKMAHEGVFGDVTSGHGGYLHDLRALLFADGYYTDDWRRLWHTRSTASFYPMHGLAPIAAAMDINRGDRLDTLTATATAARGLADYRERFVPRDHRSWKEEYINGDLVTCMITTANGRTIRAEHNVSQARPYSRINTLEGSRGIFEDYIGGDSTGARIYAEPYHGGDTWRGASAMRTEFDHWLWKDLEGPAAGGGHGGMDYILQWRIVQQMRAGLVPDIDVYDSAAWCAPVPLSVTSLEKGGKPVEVPDFTRGEWKKMRLGLDSTRSAMPAVV; from the coding sequence ATGACGCGTTTTCTCACCATCCCCCGCCCGACCGAGGATCCGATCAGTGCTGATCGGGACTCGGGGGCATTCGGCTTCAGCCGGCGAAACCTCCTCGGCGGAATCCTCGCCGGCGTCGCCGTCACGGCCGTCGTTCCCTCGGTCGCCAACGCGGCGATCATCCCCGCCCGGAAGGGCGGCGCAACGTCGATGGCGAATGAGCCGTTCGAAGCCGTCGACGTCGTCAAGATCGGCCTCATCGGCCTCGGCAACCGGGGCATGGGCATGCTGAACGGATGGGTCGACGTGCCCGGCACCGCCGTCACGGCGGTCTGCGACATCCGGGCCGACCGTGCCACCACTGCGGCCAATCGGGTCGCCGGCAAGGGCAAACCACGGCCTCGCGAGTACGGCGGCAGCGACGAGTCGTTCCAGAAGATGCTCGACACCGAAGAGCTCGACCTGGTGTACATCGCGACGCCGTGGGAGTTCCATCACGCGCACGGCAAGGCCGCCCTGCTCGCGGGAGCGCACGCGGCGATCGAGCTGCCGATCGCGACGGAGCTCGACGAGCTCTGGGACCTCGTCGACACGTCGGAACGCACACGCAAGCACCTGTTCCTCGCCGAGAACTGCTCGTACGGGCGCAACGAGCTCGCGATGCTGAAGATGGCGCACGAGGGCGTCTTCGGCGACGTGACGAGCGGCCACGGCGGCTACCTGCACGACCTCCGCGCACTGCTGTTCGCCGACGGCTACTACACCGACGACTGGCGCCGGCTCTGGCACACCCGCAGCACCGCGAGCTTCTACCCCATGCACGGACTCGCACCGATCGCCGCCGCCATGGACATCAACCGGGGCGACCGCCTCGACACGTTGACGGCGACGGCGACGGCGGCGCGCGGCCTCGCCGACTACCGCGAACGCTTCGTGCCCCGCGACCACCGCTCGTGGAAGGAGGAGTACATCAACGGCGACCTCGTCACCTGCATGATCACGACGGCGAACGGCCGCACGATCCGCGCCGAGCACAACGTCAGCCAGGCCCGCCCCTACAGCCGCATCAATACGCTCGAGGGCAGCAGGGGCATCTTCGAGGACTACATCGGCGGTGACTCCACGGGTGCCCGCATCTACGCGGAGCCCTACCACGGCGGTGACACCTGGCGCGGCGCGAGCGCGATGCGCACGGAGTTCGACCACTGGCTCTGGAAGGACCTCGAGGGTCCGGCCGCCGGCGGTGGCCACGGCGGCATGGACTACATCCTGCAGTGGCGGATCGTGCAGCAGATGCGCGCCGGCCTCGTGCCCGACATCGACGTCTACGACTCCGCCGCCTGGTGCGCGCCGGTGCCGCTCAGCGTGACGTCGCTCGAGAAGGGCGGCAAGCCCGTCGAGGTGCCCGACTTCACCCGTGGCGAGTGGAAGAAGATGCGCCTCGGCCTCGACTCCACCCGCTCCGCCATGCCCGCCGTCGTCTGA
- a CDS encoding NEW3 domain-containing protein: protein MSMKFLRRAAIAGVFVLAASTWSTSAVAGAFAEESPAATAPPAASDAAETAAPETEAPETEAPETEAPESEAPAAEAPTESATSSEVDDPETSAAAEPAPEIVVSIPEVDLDGPAIAEVEVTVSNDSSEKMSSVVVSFAGPVGWQVVPSSQKVDAIKPGRDQTATFQMRVPEKRPGFALRVFTSTVTYKGGDGAGSATGVRAMPTTPPTDSLPTLFNNVGITALSQTTAGNFDGEGNTFSAEQLAAVGAAPGAQIEALGATLTMPSSQPGTADNVTAAGQALRIGAQGQRLVFLGSGSSLNAAGTATVFYTDGTTSSGAIGFPNWSFHDENAHGAELVISTNGRNRPSGYGDAAYQYRMFAHSVPLTAGKTVDFVVLPTNSSMHIFSIAVAP from the coding sequence ATGTCGATGAAGTTCCTTCGCCGTGCCGCGATCGCCGGCGTGTTCGTGCTCGCCGCGTCCACGTGGTCGACGTCGGCCGTGGCCGGCGCATTCGCCGAGGAGTCGCCGGCCGCGACCGCACCACCCGCCGCCTCCGATGCGGCGGAGACCGCAGCACCGGAGACCGAGGCCCCCGAGACCGAGGCGCCCGAGACCGAGGCACCCGAATCGGAGGCACCCGCCGCCGAGGCACCCACCGAGTCGGCGACGTCGTCGGAGGTCGATGACCCCGAGACGTCCGCAGCGGCGGAGCCCGCGCCCGAGATCGTGGTCTCGATTCCCGAGGTCGACCTCGACGGCCCGGCGATCGCCGAGGTCGAGGTCACCGTGTCGAACGACTCGTCCGAGAAGATGAGCTCGGTCGTCGTCTCCTTCGCGGGCCCGGTCGGCTGGCAGGTCGTGCCGTCGAGCCAGAAGGTCGACGCGATCAAGCCCGGCCGCGACCAGACCGCGACCTTCCAGATGCGCGTCCCCGAGAAGCGCCCCGGCTTCGCACTGCGCGTCTTCACCTCGACGGTCACCTACAAGGGCGGCGACGGTGCGGGAAGCGCGACCGGAGTGCGAGCGATGCCGACGACGCCGCCCACCGACTCGCTCCCCACGCTCTTCAACAACGTGGGCATCACGGCCCTGTCGCAGACGACCGCCGGCAACTTCGACGGCGAGGGCAACACGTTCTCGGCGGAGCAGCTCGCAGCGGTGGGCGCCGCACCGGGCGCCCAGATCGAGGCGCTCGGAGCCACGCTCACGATGCCGTCGTCGCAGCCGGGCACCGCCGACAACGTCACGGCCGCCGGGCAGGCACTGCGCATCGGCGCGCAGGGCCAGCGGCTCGTCTTCCTCGGCTCCGGCTCCAGCCTCAACGCGGCCGGGACCGCGACCGTCTTCTACACCGACGGCACGACCAGTTCGGGTGCGATCGGCTTCCCGAACTGGTCGTTCCACGACGAGAATGCGCACGGTGCTGAACTCGTGATCTCGACGAACGGCCGGAACCGACCGAGCGGGTACGGAGACGCCGCCTACCAGTACCGCATGTTCGCGCATTCGGTGCCGCTGACCGCAGGCAAGACGGTCGACTTCGTCGTGCTGCCGACGAACAGCTCGATGCACATCTTCTCGATCGCGGTCGCTCCCTGA
- a CDS encoding class I SAM-dependent methyltransferase: MTTTKGTAAETAETPEHHETTDASGKLTLAEILEIFAGGRLPLHFTAYDGSSAGPPDATLGIELKSPRGTTYLATGRGDLGLARAYIAGDIDIHGVHPGDPYELLKALADELVFKLPPPRTMANVIRSIGLEHLRPIAPPPQEAPPRWRRVAEGLRHSKSRDAEAIHHHYDVSNTFYEWVLGPSMTYTCACYPDAEASLDEAQENKYRLVFEKLRLQPGDRLLDVGCGWGGMVRYAARRGVRALGVTLSAEQTAWAQQAIVDEGLSDLAEVRYGDYRDITESGFDAVSSIGLLEHIGVKNYASYFTFLQSRLRTGGLLLNHCITRPDNRSEPAAKGFIDRYVFPDGELTGSGRIITEAQDVGLEVMHEENLRLHYALTLRDWCANLVAHWDEAVAEVGLPTAKVWGLYMAGSRLAFETGGIQLHQVLAVRPDERGGTGDLPLRPWWTP; encoded by the coding sequence ATGACCACGACCAAGGGCACGGCGGCCGAGACGGCTGAGACACCCGAGCACCATGAGACGACGGATGCCTCGGGCAAGCTCACCCTCGCCGAGATCCTCGAGATCTTCGCCGGCGGCCGACTGCCGCTGCACTTCACCGCCTACGACGGCAGCTCGGCCGGGCCGCCCGACGCGACGCTCGGCATCGAGCTGAAGAGTCCGCGGGGCACCACCTACCTCGCCACCGGGCGCGGCGACCTCGGTCTGGCCCGCGCATACATCGCCGGCGACATCGACATCCACGGCGTGCACCCCGGCGACCCCTACGAGCTGCTGAAGGCGCTCGCCGACGAGCTCGTCTTCAAGCTGCCGCCGCCGCGGACCATGGCCAACGTGATCCGATCGATCGGGCTCGAGCACCTGCGCCCGATCGCGCCGCCCCCGCAGGAGGCACCGCCCCGCTGGCGCCGCGTCGCCGAAGGTCTGCGGCATAGCAAGAGCCGCGACGCCGAGGCGATCCACCACCACTACGACGTCTCGAACACCTTCTACGAATGGGTGCTCGGGCCCTCGATGACCTACACCTGCGCGTGCTATCCCGACGCCGAGGCCTCACTCGACGAGGCACAGGAGAACAAGTACCGGCTGGTGTTCGAGAAGCTGCGACTGCAGCCCGGCGACCGGCTGCTCGACGTCGGCTGCGGGTGGGGCGGCATGGTGCGCTACGCCGCGCGCCGCGGGGTGCGGGCGCTCGGGGTGACGCTGTCGGCCGAGCAGACGGCGTGGGCGCAGCAGGCCATCGTCGACGAGGGGCTGAGCGACCTCGCCGAGGTGCGGTACGGCGATTACCGCGACATCACCGAGTCGGGCTTCGACGCGGTCTCGTCGATCGGCCTGCTCGAGCACATCGGCGTCAAGAACTACGCGTCGTACTTCACCTTCCTGCAGTCGCGACTGCGCACGGGCGGGCTGCTGCTGAACCACTGCATCACGCGCCCCGACAACCGATCGGAGCCCGCGGCGAAGGGGTTCATCGACCGCTACGTGTTCCCCGACGGCGAGCTCACCGGCTCGGGCCGCATCATCACCGAGGCGCAGGATGTCGGCCTCGAGGTGATGCACGAGGAGAACCTGCGCCTGCACTACGCGCTCACGCTGCGCGACTGGTGCGCGAACCTCGTCGCGCACTGGGACGAGGCGGTCGCCGAGGTCGGACTGCCGACCGCGAAGGTGTGGGGCCTCTACATGGCGGGGTCTCGCCTCGCCTTCGAGACGGGCGGCATCCAGTTGCACCAGGTGCTGGCCGTGCGGCCCGACGAGCGCGGCGGCACGGGCGACCTGCCGCTGCGACCGTGGTGGACGCCCTGA
- a CDS encoding FAD-binding oxidoreductase gives MSAPATDARTTHAAGVERLLASYRAVPPGSPVRLAKRTSNLFRSRAATDAPGLDTSGLTHVISIDVEARTADVAGMCTYEDLVAATLPFGLAPLVVPQLKTITLGGAVTGLGIESTSFRNGLPHESVLEMDILTGAGEVLTASPIEHADLFRAFPNSYGTLGYAVRLRIELEPVLPFVALTHLRFHAVADLLAAMEGIVETGQYDSVPVDYLDGVVFSAEESYLCVGRRTAASGPVSDYTGQQVFYRSIQHDDGAARDRLTTHDYLWRWDTDWFWCSEAFGAQHPLVRRLWPRRLRRSRSYATLMRLERRYDLGNRIEAVKGLPPRERVIQDVEVPIERCAEFLDWFLEHVPIEPIWLCPLRLRGDDAWPLYPLEPHRSYVNVGFWSTVPVGATEGETNRSIEREVSALDGHKSLYSDAFYSRSEFDALYGGDAYRVAKQRYDPDSRLHELYAKAVQRR, from the coding sequence GTGTCCGCACCAGCGACCGATGCACGCACCACCCACGCCGCCGGCGTGGAGCGCCTGCTCGCGAGCTACCGGGCCGTGCCGCCCGGCTCGCCGGTACGGCTCGCCAAGCGCACCTCGAACCTCTTCAGATCGAGGGCGGCGACGGATGCCCCGGGCCTCGACACCTCCGGACTGACGCACGTGATCTCGATCGACGTCGAGGCGCGCACCGCCGACGTCGCGGGCATGTGCACCTACGAAGACCTCGTCGCGGCGACCCTGCCGTTCGGACTCGCGCCGCTCGTGGTGCCGCAGCTGAAGACCATCACCCTCGGCGGAGCGGTCACCGGTCTCGGCATCGAGTCGACGTCGTTCCGCAACGGCCTGCCGCACGAGTCGGTGCTCGAGATGGACATCCTGACGGGGGCGGGGGAGGTGCTCACGGCATCACCGATCGAGCACGCCGACCTCTTCCGCGCCTTCCCGAACTCGTACGGCACGCTCGGCTACGCGGTGCGCCTGCGCATCGAGCTCGAGCCGGTGCTGCCGTTCGTCGCGCTCACCCACCTGCGATTCCACGCCGTCGCCGACCTGCTCGCCGCGATGGAAGGGATCGTCGAGACGGGCCAATACGACAGCGTCCCTGTCGACTACCTCGACGGCGTCGTCTTCAGCGCCGAGGAGTCGTACCTCTGCGTCGGCCGGCGCACCGCGGCATCCGGACCCGTCAGCGACTACACCGGGCAGCAGGTCTTCTATCGCTCCATCCAGCACGACGACGGCGCAGCCCGCGACCGACTCACGACGCACGACTACCTGTGGCGGTGGGACACCGACTGGTTCTGGTGCTCCGAGGCGTTCGGTGCGCAGCATCCGCTCGTTCGACGACTCTGGCCGCGCCGGCTCCGGCGCAGTCGGTCGTACGCGACGTTGATGCGACTCGAACGGCGCTACGACCTCGGCAACCGCATCGAGGCGGTCAAGGGCCTGCCGCCGCGCGAACGCGTGATCCAAGACGTCGAGGTGCCGATCGAGCGGTGCGCCGAATTCCTCGACTGGTTCCTCGAGCACGTGCCGATCGAGCCGATCTGGCTGTGCCCGCTGCGGCTGCGGGGCGACGACGCCTGGCCGCTCTACCCGCTCGAACCGCATCGCAGCTACGTCAACGTCGGCTTCTGGTCGACCGTGCCGGTCGGGGCGACCGAGGGCGAGACGAACCGCAGCATCGAACGCGAGGTCAGCGCGCTCGACGGCCACAAGTCGCTCTACTCCGACGCCTTCTACTCACGATCGGAGTTCGACGCGCTCTACGGCGGCGACGCCTATCGAGTCGCCAAACAGCGGTACGACCCGGATTCCAGACTCCACGAACTCTACGCGAAGGCGGTGCAACGACGATGA